A window of Burkholderiales bacterium genomic DNA:
CTTTTCCACCGCAGCGGGCTTGATGGCGATGGTCCGTTCTCCGAAGAGAACCTGTTTCAGCAGGCGGAAGCCAAACTGCAGCAGTTTCACGTCGTCGGCCACGATCTCCTGCAATTCCTGCGGCGGGATGTCGAATACCTCCTGAAACGGCGGGCTCTGCACGAATTCCCGCAATCCGTCCACGTCGTAGCTCGCGAGGAAGAAGAGCTCGAAGCTGCGCTGGGAGGGACGCCCGAGGGTGGGCCCGCTGGAGCGCTTCTTGAGGATGATGCTTTTCCATTCGCGATTGATCTCGTCGTACACGTCGACCCCTTGTTCGACGCGGTATTCGCGGACGGTCTGCACTTTCGGCTCGAAGTGCCCCAGGCAATGGGCCTCCTTGACCACGAAATAGGAGTCCTCCTCCACGGGAGAGTCCTTCTTGCGCATGGCCATGAGCCCCAGGGCGTAGTAGCGGCAGGCGGCGGGGCGATCGGCGTACACGCTGCAGCCCTCGGGCGCCAGGAACCGGCAGGCAGTGCTCGCCTCCCGGGTCTTGAGCTTCAACCCCGGCATGCCGTGGGCGTCCAGCGTGCAATCCACGGTGTAGCGCTCGATGAACTCCCGCGAGGTGAGGCCAAGGCGGTTCTTGAGGCGCAGGATGTCGTAAGGCGTGAGCAGGATGTCGATGTTTTCGCAGCACTTGTTGAAACAGGCGATGCCGCGATGGCAGCGGAACCGGAACTTATCGTCCAGCCCGAGCTGTACCGGCACGATGGGGCTCGATGGTTGCGGCTCGTAGAATTCGCTCATGGCACGAAAAGTATCAAAGCAAAAGGGTCCCGGAGACGCCGACCCCCGGGACCCCCTGGAAGCTCCCGAAACGACCGCGGTCAGTCCTTGATCAACTGAACGTAGGGCACCTTTTTGAGGGCCCACTTCTTGGTCTGGCGGTCGTACGT
This region includes:
- a CDS encoding Fe-S oxidoreductase, which codes for MSEFYEPQPSSPIVPVQLGLDDKFRFRCHRGIACFNKCCENIDILLTPYDILRLKNRLGLTSREFIERYTVDCTLDAHGMPGLKLKTREASTACRFLAPEGCSVYADRPAACRYYALGLMAMRKKDSPVEEDSYFVVKEAHCLGHFEPKVQTVREYRVEQGVDVYDEINREWKSIILKKRSSGPTLGRPSQRSFELFFLASYDVDGLREFVQSPPFQEVFDIPPQELQEIVADDVKLLQFGFRLLKQVLFGERTIAIKPAAVEKRWERYQRKLREQAERKAQQLAEEQDRVYDSLD